TGGTCGTCAAAAAGGACATAAGGAACAGTATCGTGGTGCCGAATACACCGTCGATTTTCTGCCCAAGGCCAAAATGGAAGTCATCGTTCCCGATGATCAGGTGAAAGCCGTTGTCGACACGATTCTTGAATCAGCCCGCACCGGCCAGATCGGTGATGGAAAGATTTTTGTTCTTCCCGTGGAAGACATCATCCGTATTCGTACGGGAGAAGCTGGAGAGACCGCTCTCTAAAATAGACGTAAAGCGAGGGGCCGATTTCCTGCCCCTTTTGCTTTACATCTTTTAGAAAGCTGAGTCGCGTTACCCCTTGATAAAGAAGTCTTAGATGAAAAAAATTCAGGCAATCATACGCCATTACAAACTTGAAGAAGTCAAAAA
This genomic stretch from Gimesia sp. harbors:
- a CDS encoding P-II family nitrogen regulator: MKKVEAVIRHFKLEEVKDALTEIGVQGMTVSEVRGFGRQKGHKEQYRGAEYTVDFLPKAKMEVIVPDDQVKAVVDTILESARTGQIGDGKIFVLPVEDIIRIRTGEAGETAL